In one window of Arachis ipaensis cultivar K30076 chromosome B06, Araip1.1, whole genome shotgun sequence DNA:
- the LOC107646024 gene encoding uncharacterized protein LOC107646024 isoform X1 — MRTLAKFICRSLCILPKHFQLTPPFSHPIFHPRIPSLLRFYSAEVQPQLSTELLSIMEQRLSAIEYRSATLNNLLNQPEIPPSEYARANKELRKLSSSLHLINELRAKQKEIDGLKSLVAECSDDKDMLNMATEEMGQAIEEERRLQHLLLKSLLPKDDADERDCILEVRAGTGGEEASLFAMDIFKMYEKYAHKNGWKFVVVDIAQSDFKGYKEASAAIAGDGAFGKLKFESGIHRVQRVPVTEKLGRVHTSAVSVAILPQADEVDVQLKNEDLKIDTYRSGGSGGQHANTTNSAVRITHIPTGITVAIQDERSQHQNKAKALKVLCAKLFEMERVRAHSTRSKLRSEQIGSGDRSERIRTYNFPQGRVTDHRVGITYHSIDDVMQGENLEVFIDALLLQEEMDAIATFSSSQ; from the exons ATGAGAACTCTTGCAAAATTTATTTGTCGTTCTCTTTGTATCTTGCCCAAGCACTTCCAATTAACTCCGCCATTCTCACACCCAATATTCCACCCTCGAATTCCATCTTTACTACGTTTTTACTCTGCCG AAGTGCAACCTCAACTATCTACGGAGCTCTTGAGCATAATGGAACAGAGACTATCTGCTATTGAGTACAGGTCTGCCACTCTCAACAATCTTCTCAATCAG CCCGAAATACCACCATCAGAATACGCAAGAGCAAATAAGGAGCTTCGTAAACTGAGCAGTTCGTTACACCTTATTAACGAGTTGAGGGCTAAACAGAAG GAAATTGATGGCTTGAAGTCACTGGTGGCTGAATGTTCCGATGACAAAGACATGCTTAACATGGCGACAGAGGAAATGGGACAAGCCATAGAGGAAGAACGAAGACTGCAACATTTGCTGTTGAAGTCCTTACTTCCTAAGGATGATGCTGATGAAAGGGACTGCATTTTGGAGGTCAGAGCAGGCACTGGTGGGGAGGAGGCTTCTTTGTTTGCAATGGACATTTTCAAAAT GTACGAAAAGTATGCTCACAAGAATGGCTGGAAATTTGTAGTAGTAGATATTGCTCAATCAGATTTTAAAGGATACAAG GAAGCTAGTGCAGCAATTGCAGGAGATGGTGCTTTTGGGAAACTAAAATTTGAAAGTGGAATACATAGAGTACAG agAGTTCCGGTGACAGAAAAATTAGGTCGAGTTCATACCAGTGCTGTTTCTGTCGCAATCCTCCCCCAGGCTGACGag GTTGATGTTCAATTGAAGAATGAAGACTTAAAAATTGATACCTACAGATCTGGTGGTTCGGGTGGTCAGCATGCAAATACAACAAACAGTGCTGTTAGAATAACTCACATTCCGACTGGGATTACAGTTGCTATACAAGATGAGCGTTCTCAACATCAA AACAAGGCCAAAGCACTTAAAGTACTGTGTGCAAAGCTATTTGAAATGGAAAGGGTCCGAGCTCATAGTACACGATCAAAACTTCGGTCAGAACAG ATTGGCAGCGGTGATAGATCTGAACGCATCCGGACATACAACTTTCCTCAAGGTCGTGTCACCGATCATAGAGTTGGTATAACTTATCACTCAATAGATGATGTGATGCAAGGTGAGAATCTTGAGGTATTTATTGATGCTCTTTTATTGCAAGAAGAAATGGATGCAATTGCAACTTTTAGTTCTTCTCAGTAA
- the LOC107646024 gene encoding uncharacterized protein LOC107646024 isoform X3, whose translation MEQRLSAIEYRSATLNNLLNQPEIPPSEYARANKELRKLSSSLHLINELRAKQKEIDGLKSLVAECSDDKDMLNMATEEMGQAIEEERRLQHLLLKSLLPKDDADERDCILEVRAGTGGEEASLFAMDIFKMYEKYAHKNGWKFVVVDIAQSDFKGYKEASAAIAGDGAFGKLKFESGIHRVQRVPVTEKLGRVHTSAVSVAILPQADEVDVQLKNEDLKIDTYRSGGSGGQHANTTNSAVRITHIPTGITVAIQDERSQHQNKAKALKVLCAKLFEMERVRAHSTRSKLRSEQIGSGDRSERIRTYNFPQGRVTDHRVGITYHSIDDVMQGENLEVFIDALLLQEEMDAIATFSSSQ comes from the exons ATGGAACAGAGACTATCTGCTATTGAGTACAGGTCTGCCACTCTCAACAATCTTCTCAATCAG CCCGAAATACCACCATCAGAATACGCAAGAGCAAATAAGGAGCTTCGTAAACTGAGCAGTTCGTTACACCTTATTAACGAGTTGAGGGCTAAACAGAAG GAAATTGATGGCTTGAAGTCACTGGTGGCTGAATGTTCCGATGACAAAGACATGCTTAACATGGCGACAGAGGAAATGGGACAAGCCATAGAGGAAGAACGAAGACTGCAACATTTGCTGTTGAAGTCCTTACTTCCTAAGGATGATGCTGATGAAAGGGACTGCATTTTGGAGGTCAGAGCAGGCACTGGTGGGGAGGAGGCTTCTTTGTTTGCAATGGACATTTTCAAAAT GTACGAAAAGTATGCTCACAAGAATGGCTGGAAATTTGTAGTAGTAGATATTGCTCAATCAGATTTTAAAGGATACAAG GAAGCTAGTGCAGCAATTGCAGGAGATGGTGCTTTTGGGAAACTAAAATTTGAAAGTGGAATACATAGAGTACAG agAGTTCCGGTGACAGAAAAATTAGGTCGAGTTCATACCAGTGCTGTTTCTGTCGCAATCCTCCCCCAGGCTGACGag GTTGATGTTCAATTGAAGAATGAAGACTTAAAAATTGATACCTACAGATCTGGTGGTTCGGGTGGTCAGCATGCAAATACAACAAACAGTGCTGTTAGAATAACTCACATTCCGACTGGGATTACAGTTGCTATACAAGATGAGCGTTCTCAACATCAA AACAAGGCCAAAGCACTTAAAGTACTGTGTGCAAAGCTATTTGAAATGGAAAGGGTCCGAGCTCATAGTACACGATCAAAACTTCGGTCAGAACAG ATTGGCAGCGGTGATAGATCTGAACGCATCCGGACATACAACTTTCCTCAAGGTCGTGTCACCGATCATAGAGTTGGTATAACTTATCACTCAATAGATGATGTGATGCAAGGTGAGAATCTTGAGGTATTTATTGATGCTCTTTTATTGCAAGAAGAAATGGATGCAATTGCAACTTTTAGTTCTTCTCAGTAA
- the LOC107646024 gene encoding uncharacterized protein LOC107646024 isoform X2: protein MRTLAKFICRSLCILPKHFQLTPPFSHPIFHPRIPSLLRFYSAEVQPQLSTELLSIMEQRLSAIEYRSATLNNLLNQPEIPPSEYARANKELRKLSSSLHLINELRAKQKEIDGLKSLVAECSDDKDMLNMATEEMGQAIEEERRLQHLLLKSLLPKDDADERDCILEVRAGTGGEEASLFAMDIFKMYEKYAHKNGWKFVVVDIAQSDFKGYKEASAAIAGDGAFGKLKFESGIHRVQRVPVTEKLGRVHTSAVSVAILPQADENKAKALKVLCAKLFEMERVRAHSTRSKLRSEQIGSGDRSERIRTYNFPQGRVTDHRVGITYHSIDDVMQGENLEVFIDALLLQEEMDAIATFSSSQ from the exons ATGAGAACTCTTGCAAAATTTATTTGTCGTTCTCTTTGTATCTTGCCCAAGCACTTCCAATTAACTCCGCCATTCTCACACCCAATATTCCACCCTCGAATTCCATCTTTACTACGTTTTTACTCTGCCG AAGTGCAACCTCAACTATCTACGGAGCTCTTGAGCATAATGGAACAGAGACTATCTGCTATTGAGTACAGGTCTGCCACTCTCAACAATCTTCTCAATCAG CCCGAAATACCACCATCAGAATACGCAAGAGCAAATAAGGAGCTTCGTAAACTGAGCAGTTCGTTACACCTTATTAACGAGTTGAGGGCTAAACAGAAG GAAATTGATGGCTTGAAGTCACTGGTGGCTGAATGTTCCGATGACAAAGACATGCTTAACATGGCGACAGAGGAAATGGGACAAGCCATAGAGGAAGAACGAAGACTGCAACATTTGCTGTTGAAGTCCTTACTTCCTAAGGATGATGCTGATGAAAGGGACTGCATTTTGGAGGTCAGAGCAGGCACTGGTGGGGAGGAGGCTTCTTTGTTTGCAATGGACATTTTCAAAAT GTACGAAAAGTATGCTCACAAGAATGGCTGGAAATTTGTAGTAGTAGATATTGCTCAATCAGATTTTAAAGGATACAAG GAAGCTAGTGCAGCAATTGCAGGAGATGGTGCTTTTGGGAAACTAAAATTTGAAAGTGGAATACATAGAGTACAG agAGTTCCGGTGACAGAAAAATTAGGTCGAGTTCATACCAGTGCTGTTTCTGTCGCAATCCTCCCCCAGGCTGACGag AACAAGGCCAAAGCACTTAAAGTACTGTGTGCAAAGCTATTTGAAATGGAAAGGGTCCGAGCTCATAGTACACGATCAAAACTTCGGTCAGAACAG ATTGGCAGCGGTGATAGATCTGAACGCATCCGGACATACAACTTTCCTCAAGGTCGTGTCACCGATCATAGAGTTGGTATAACTTATCACTCAATAGATGATGTGATGCAAGGTGAGAATCTTGAGGTATTTATTGATGCTCTTTTATTGCAAGAAGAAATGGATGCAATTGCAACTTTTAGTTCTTCTCAGTAA